A genomic segment from Phragmites australis chromosome 6, lpPhrAust1.1, whole genome shotgun sequence encodes:
- the LOC133921201 gene encoding transcription factor MYB93-like gives MGRSPCCDENGLKKGPWTTEEDQKLMEYIEKHGHGSWRALPKLAGLNRCGKSCRLRWTNYLRPDIKRGKFTHEEEQTILQLHSVLGNKWSAIAKHLPGRTDNEIKNFWNTHLKKKLIQMGFDPMTHRPRTDFFAALPQLIALANLRQLVEQRPWDDHAARLQAEAVQAAKLRYLQSLLQSAASIANSPSSSSINAVPSDLEQIGLLSPPQMSSWSPLPSSSLLESISGQDIVAGQVPDIQMPSSFFDQPISNDANQSSGYTAKGIGEGENGTPKTMLLSENSLPPLTDFPISNLGDDCSTSSCDGSNTQFTNWIELFDEQFLSIFP, from the exons ATGGGGAGGTCTCCTTGCTGTGATGAGAATGGCCTCAAGAAGGGCCCTTGGACCACTGAAGAAGACCAGAAGCTCATGGAATACATCGAGAAGCACGGCCATGGAAGCTGGAGAGCGCTGCCTAAGCTTGCCG GGCTGAACAGGTGTGGCAAGAGCTGCAGGCTCAGATGGACTAACTACCTGAGGCCAGATATCAAGAGAGGAAAGTTCACCCATGAGGAAGAACAGACCATCCTCCAGCTCCACTCCGTCCTTGGCAACAA GTGGTCAGCCATTGCGAAGCATCTCCCCGGGCGGACTgacaacgagatcaagaacTTTTGGAACACCCACCTGAAGAAGAAGCTAATCCAGATGGGTTTCGACCCGATGACGCACCGGCCAAGAACAGACTTCTTTGCTGCCCTGCCTCAACTCATTGCGCTCGCCAACCTCCGCCAGCTTGTAGAGCAGCGGCCATGGGACGACCACGCCGCCAGGCTGCAAGCTGAGGCGGTCCAGGCTGCAAAGCTTCGGTACCTGCAGAGCCTGCTTCAGTCTGCAGCGTCCATTGCCAACAGTCCCAGCTCCAGCAGCATCAACGCCGTCCCCAGTGACTTGGAGCAAATTGGCCTCCTGAGCCCTCCTCAGATGTCTTCGTGGTCTCCGTTGCCTTCTTCAAGTCTCCTGGAAAGTATTAGTGGCCAAGACATAGTAGCTGGACAAGTGCCTGACATTCAAATGCCTAGCTCTTTCTTCGACCAGCCCATCAGCAACGACGCCAACCAGAGCTCGGGTTACACTGCAAAGGGTATCGGTGAAGGGGAGAATGGAACCCCTAAGACGATGCTGCTGTCAGAAAACTCCCTTCCGCCGCTCACTGACTTCCCCATTTCCAACCTCGGCGACGATTGCAGCACCTCAAGCTGTGACGGCAGCAACACTCAGTTCACAAATTGGATTGAGTTATTTGATGAACAGTTCTTGAGCATCTTTCCATGA
- the LOC133921198 gene encoding outer envelope protein 64, mitochondrial-like produces MDSSAGLGGAGGGWMIASNPRVWIVAGIAIAGVIVLVEAARPRRRWLHGKAGVPPDAGAFCDRFELSPPPQPPPPAARHLLAGLTFAVSDSFEIEGYVAGFGNPDWKRTHEAARHTAVAVTMLRKQGGTCVGRTIMDELGFGVTGENLHCGTPVNSASPSLVPGGSCSGSAVAVCAQLVDFALGTDTIGDVRIPASFCGLLCFRPSYGVVSTLGTIANSQSLDTIGWFARDPCVLHRVGDVLLPAAAGGLKQSKQIVFADDCFQFLKVYNQKIVHAIKYAVQTLPGYQPPKHINIGQYIRSNVPSLKEFCEPATRLQEGMMALKTLSAVMLLLQRYEFKANHKDWVNTVKPKLGLDISTRVLRAVNFTHDNIKSLYAIRNELRAALKNLLKDSGILVLPTTAGYPLKRNSKERLSSGFEDRIYAFVGIAAFSGCCEATIPLANHSDHHISLSFVAAHGSDKFLLRTILDTYSLIQEQVALASKLVTTQVTNGDVDVDASELLKEKGNSAFKRRQWSKAVEFYSQAISLSDSNATYYCNRAAAYLELGRFKQAEADCDRALLLDTKNVKAYLRRGTAKEVTMNHQEALQDFRHALALEPQNKAALAAERRLQKLLK; encoded by the exons ATGGACTCCTCGGCGGGATTGGGCGGCGCCGGAGGCGGATGGATGATCGCCTCCAACCCTCGCGTCTGGATCGTCGCGGGCATCGCCATCGCCGGCGTCATCGTCCTCGTGGAGGCCGCGCGGCCCCGCCGCCGGTGGCTACACGGTAAGGCTGGGGTGCCCCCCGACGCCGGAGCCTTCTGCGACCGCTTCGAACTCTCCcctccgccgcagccgccgcctcccgccgcgCGGCACCTGCTCGCGGGCCTGACCTTCGCCGTCAGTGACAG CTTCGAGATCGAGGGCTATGTTGCTGGGTTTGGGAACCCGGACTGGAAGAGGACTCACGAAGCGGCGAGGCACACAGCGGTGGCTGTCACAATGCTGCGGAAGCAGGGGGGCACCTGCGTCGGAAGGACAATCATGGACGAACTCGGCTTTGG tgTCACTGGAGAAAATTTACACTGTGGAACACCAGTCAACTCGGCATCTCCCTCACTTGTCCCTGGTGGATCATGCAGTGGCTCTGCTGTGGCAGTTTGTGCACAACTTGTTGACTTTGCTCTTG GCACTGATACAATTGGTGATGTAAGAATTCCAGCATCTTTTTGTGGTCTACTTTGTTTTAGGCCTTCCTATGGTGTTGTGTCTACTCTTGGGACCATAGCAAATTCACAAAGTTTAGATACTATTG GATGGTTTGCACGAGATCCATGTGTTCTTCATCGTGTTGGAGATGTTCTTTTACCAGCTGCTGCAGGTGGACTTAAGCAATCAAAGCAAATTGTTTTTGCCGACGATTGCTTTCAGTTTCTAAAGGTCTATAACCAGAAAATTGTGCATGCCATAAAATATGCTGTCCAGACATTGCCCGGAT ACCAGCCACCTAAGCACATCAATATTGGCCAGTATATTCGTTCGAATGTACCTAGCCTGAAGGAGTTTTGTGAACCTGCTACAAGGTTACAAGAAGGAATGATGGCCTTGAAAACTCTCTCAGCAGTTATGCTCTTATTGCAGAG gtaCGAGTTCAAAGCAAACCACAAGGATTGGGTTAACACTGTAAAACCTAAGCTTGGCCTTGATATCTCTACTCGTGTACTGCGAGCTGTGAATTTCACACATGATAACATCAAATCTTTGTACGCCATACGAAATGAATTGCGAGCTGCACTCAAGAATCTTCTAAAG GATAGCGGAATTTTAGTTCTGCCAACCACGGCTGGATATCCTCTGAAGAGAAACTCTAAAGAAAGACTGTCATCTGGATTTGAAGATAGAATTTATGCATTTGTTGGCATTGCTGCATTTTCAGGCTGTTGTGAG GCCACTATTCCCTTGGCAAATCACAGTGATCATCATATATCTCTTTCATTTGTAGCAGCACATGGATCGGACAAGTTCCTTCTTCGTACTATATTGGATACATATTCTCTCATCCAGGAGCAAGTAGCTTTGGCATCCAAGTTGGTAACCACACAAGTAACCaatggtgatgttgatgttgatgcGTCAGAGTTGCTGAAAGAAAAG GGTAATAGTGCTTTCAAAAGAAGACAATGGAGCAAGGCGGTTGAGTTTTATTCTCAGGCCATCAGTTTGAGTGACTCAAATGCAACATATTACTGCAATAGAGCAGCTGCTTATCTGGAACTGGGCCG TTTTAAACAAGCTGAAGCGGATTGTGATCGGGCCTTACTGTTGGACACAAAG AACGTTAAAGCGTATCTGCGGCGAGGTACTGCCAAAGAAGTAACTATGAATCACCAAGAAGCTCTTCAAG ATTTCAGGCACGCTTTAGCTTTGGAACCACAGAACAAAGCAGCCCTTGCAGCAGAGAGAAGGCTGCAAAAACTCCTGAAGTAA